One window of the Gammaproteobacteria bacterium genome contains the following:
- a CDS encoding PilW family protein → MTLNKESGLSLIELMVAMVLGLLVTGAIGTLFIQNKISYKQSDEIGYIQDNGRYALKALVNELEMVHFWGGYTDPALIKPEGTISLHSCQPTTEASVTGRADNGTATYSLMYYKQFAGAEAKFGCVAGDYKVSPVASDFLRTKRVKGEEFTGTHVAGQMYFRTDYSTIRHTYIAPQDMSAYPGKDWEYKEHLFYIDQNHQLVRQTMIPGSSSTPSMRRDVLVEGIEYFHIVFGLDTDKDGFVDTHKSGNLTTDLRYAISAQVYVLARSKRAVDGYTNAKSYQLGDIYFPNATDPSVATNDGYYRRVFSTTAVLRNTYIVSRMAGGGY, encoded by the coding sequence ATGACATTGAATAAAGAATCCGGATTGTCTTTGATCGAGTTAATGGTTGCTATGGTACTGGGTTTACTGGTCACCGGCGCCATCGGCACCTTGTTTATCCAAAACAAAATCAGCTACAAGCAAAGCGACGAAATCGGCTACATCCAGGACAACGGCCGTTATGCCTTAAAGGCCCTGGTAAATGAGCTGGAAATGGTACATTTTTGGGGTGGCTACACGGACCCGGCCTTAATTAAACCCGAAGGGACGATTTCACTTCACAGCTGTCAACCGACCACGGAAGCCAGCGTCACAGGACGGGCAGACAATGGTACCGCCACCTACTCACTCATGTATTACAAGCAATTCGCCGGCGCTGAAGCCAAATTTGGCTGCGTGGCCGGTGATTACAAAGTCAGCCCGGTGGCTTCAGACTTTCTGCGTACCAAACGGGTTAAGGGTGAGGAGTTTACCGGCACACACGTGGCCGGGCAGATGTATTTCCGTACTGACTATTCCACTATTCGCCACACCTATATCGCACCACAGGATATGAGCGCTTATCCCGGTAAAGACTGGGAGTACAAGGAACACTTGTTTTATATCGACCAAAACCATCAGCTGGTACGCCAAACTATGATACCGGGAAGCAGCAGCACTCCTTCCATGCGCCGCGATGTTTTGGTGGAGGGTATCGAATATTTTCACATTGTCTTCGGGCTGGATACGGACAAAGACGGTTTTGTCGATACCCACAAATCGGGCAATTTGACCACGGACCTGCGCTATGCCATTTCAGCCCAGGTGTATGTGTTGGCCCGATCCAAACGTGCCGTGGACGGCTACACCAATGCCAAGTCGTACCAACTGGGAGATATTTATTTTCCCAATGCCACCGACCCCAGCGTTGCAACCAACGACGGTTACTACCGTCGAGTCTTTTCCACCACAGCGGTTTTGCGCAATACCTATATTGTCTCGCGCATGGCCGGTGGCGGTTATTAA